A stretch of Primulina eburnea isolate SZY01 unplaced genomic scaffold, ASM2296580v1 ctg1073_ERROPOS4200000+, whole genome shotgun sequence DNA encodes these proteins:
- the LOC140820498 gene encoding protein trichome birefringence-like 33 isoform X2: protein MKPPLSSSPCSASASASTTLFRKGRLSPYLFTLLAFILFITILQSEDFTSYIFHAEFTTDRSFHRDQTISSSTSKFKVEEKLAFAIGESENNCDIFHGLWVQDESWPIYEEWECPYIQPQLACQAYGRPDKGYQQWRWQPYGCSLPRFNATLFMESLRGKRMMFVGDSLNRGQYISMVCLLHRAVAENAKSLKNSGPNMVFTAKDYNATVEFYWAPLLLESNADHPKKKITDRIIRKGSIDVHGKHWKGVDILVFGCYVWWARGVEYINILRGTFEDEVKDVVKVRTEEAYGLAIEGMMEWCEKNMDPKKTRVFFTSMSPFHQKSSEWGGLPDGNCYNETTLIDDPTYWGYECSKPIMRVISEVFSRSQFPIIFLNVTQLSGYRKDAHSSVYKKQWVPLTPEKIANPMSYADCVHWCLPGVPDTWNEFLFSKLFYP from the exons ATGAAGCCACCACTATCTTCCTCCCCTTGCTCCGCCTCCGCCTCCGCCTCCACCACCCTCTTCCGAAAGGGTCGCCTTTCGCCCTATCTCTTTACTCTATTAGCATTCATCCTTTTCATTACCATCCTCCAAAGTGAAGACTTTACAAGTTACATATTCCACGCGGAATTCACTACCGATCGATCTTTTCACCGGGACCAAACCATATCATCTTCCACAAGTAAATTC AAAGTAGAAGAAAAGTTGGCATTTGCAATTGGAGAGAGTGAAAATAACTGCGATATATTCCACGGATTATGGGTGCAAGACGAGTCGTGGCCGATCTACGAGGAATGGGAGTGCCCCTACATACAACCACAGTTGGCATGCCAAGCATACGGCCGGCCGGACAAGGGCTATCAACAGTGGAGATGGCAACCTTATGGGTGTTCCCTTCCTAg GTTCAATGCGACATTATTTATGGAATCGCTTCGAGGAAAACGAATGATGTTCGTGGGAGATTCTTTGAACCGGGGGCAATACATTTCCATGGTATGCTTGCTCCACAGAGCCGTAGCCGAAAATGCGAAATCCCTAAAAAATTCGGGACCAAATATGGTTTTTACTGCCAAG GATTACAATGCGACGGTCGAGTTCTACTGGGCACCTCTTCTGTTAGAATCAAACGCAGACCACCCAAAAAAGAAAATAACTGATAGAATAATTCGTAAAGGTTCCATAGACGTGCATGGGAAACACTGGAAAGGAGTCGATATACTTGTCTTCGGTTGTTACGTGTGGTGGGCCAGAGGAGTAGAGTATATCAATATTTT gagAGGTACTTTTGAAGATGAAGTAAAAGACGTTGTGAAGGTGCGAACAGAGGAAGCATATGGTTTGGCAATCGAGGGCATGATGGAATGGTGTGAGAAAAATATGGATCCCAAGAAAACAAGAGTCTTCTTCACTAGCATGTCACCTTTCCATCAAAA GAGTAGTGAATGGGGAGGGCTTCCGGATGGGAACTGCTACAACGAAACAACCTTGATAGATGATCCAACATACTGGGGATATGAGTGCAGCAAACCTATAATGAGAGTCATTTCTGAAGTTTTCAGCAGATCACAGTTTCCCATCATATTTCTCAATGTCACGCAACTTTCGGGTTACCGAAAAGACGCGCATTCGTCTGTATACAAGAAACAGTGGGTCCCTTTAACTCCGGAAAAGATTGCGAATCCGATGAGTTACGCGGATTGTGTGCATTGGTGTCTGCCTGGGGTTCCTGATACATGGAATGAATTCTTGTTCTCTAAGCTTTTTTATCCTTGA
- the LOC140820498 gene encoding protein trichome birefringence-like 33 isoform X1: MKPPLSSSPCSASASASTTLFRKGRLSPYLFTLLAFILFITILQSEDFTSYIFHAEFTTDRSFHRDQTISSSTSKFEKVEEKLAFAIGESENNCDIFHGLWVQDESWPIYEEWECPYIQPQLACQAYGRPDKGYQQWRWQPYGCSLPRFNATLFMESLRGKRMMFVGDSLNRGQYISMVCLLHRAVAENAKSLKNSGPNMVFTAKDYNATVEFYWAPLLLESNADHPKKKITDRIIRKGSIDVHGKHWKGVDILVFGCYVWWARGVEYINILRGTFEDEVKDVVKVRTEEAYGLAIEGMMEWCEKNMDPKKTRVFFTSMSPFHQKSSEWGGLPDGNCYNETTLIDDPTYWGYECSKPIMRVISEVFSRSQFPIIFLNVTQLSGYRKDAHSSVYKKQWVPLTPEKIANPMSYADCVHWCLPGVPDTWNEFLFSKLFYP; this comes from the exons ATGAAGCCACCACTATCTTCCTCCCCTTGCTCCGCCTCCGCCTCCGCCTCCACCACCCTCTTCCGAAAGGGTCGCCTTTCGCCCTATCTCTTTACTCTATTAGCATTCATCCTTTTCATTACCATCCTCCAAAGTGAAGACTTTACAAGTTACATATTCCACGCGGAATTCACTACCGATCGATCTTTTCACCGGGACCAAACCATATCATCTTCCACAAGTAAATTC GAGAAAGTAGAAGAAAAGTTGGCATTTGCAATTGGAGAGAGTGAAAATAACTGCGATATATTCCACGGATTATGGGTGCAAGACGAGTCGTGGCCGATCTACGAGGAATGGGAGTGCCCCTACATACAACCACAGTTGGCATGCCAAGCATACGGCCGGCCGGACAAGGGCTATCAACAGTGGAGATGGCAACCTTATGGGTGTTCCCTTCCTAg GTTCAATGCGACATTATTTATGGAATCGCTTCGAGGAAAACGAATGATGTTCGTGGGAGATTCTTTGAACCGGGGGCAATACATTTCCATGGTATGCTTGCTCCACAGAGCCGTAGCCGAAAATGCGAAATCCCTAAAAAATTCGGGACCAAATATGGTTTTTACTGCCAAG GATTACAATGCGACGGTCGAGTTCTACTGGGCACCTCTTCTGTTAGAATCAAACGCAGACCACCCAAAAAAGAAAATAACTGATAGAATAATTCGTAAAGGTTCCATAGACGTGCATGGGAAACACTGGAAAGGAGTCGATATACTTGTCTTCGGTTGTTACGTGTGGTGGGCCAGAGGAGTAGAGTATATCAATATTTT gagAGGTACTTTTGAAGATGAAGTAAAAGACGTTGTGAAGGTGCGAACAGAGGAAGCATATGGTTTGGCAATCGAGGGCATGATGGAATGGTGTGAGAAAAATATGGATCCCAAGAAAACAAGAGTCTTCTTCACTAGCATGTCACCTTTCCATCAAAA GAGTAGTGAATGGGGAGGGCTTCCGGATGGGAACTGCTACAACGAAACAACCTTGATAGATGATCCAACATACTGGGGATATGAGTGCAGCAAACCTATAATGAGAGTCATTTCTGAAGTTTTCAGCAGATCACAGTTTCCCATCATATTTCTCAATGTCACGCAACTTTCGGGTTACCGAAAAGACGCGCATTCGTCTGTATACAAGAAACAGTGGGTCCCTTTAACTCCGGAAAAGATTGCGAATCCGATGAGTTACGCGGATTGTGTGCATTGGTGTCTGCCTGGGGTTCCTGATACATGGAATGAATTCTTGTTCTCTAAGCTTTTTTATCCTTGA
- the LOC140820498 gene encoding protein trichome birefringence-like 33 isoform X3 yields MKPPLSSSPCSASASASTTLFRKGRLSPYLFTLLAFILFITILQSEDFTSYIFHAEFTTDRSFHRDQTISSSTKEKVEEKLAFAIGESENNCDIFHGLWVQDESWPIYEEWECPYIQPQLACQAYGRPDKGYQQWRWQPYGCSLPRFNATLFMESLRGKRMMFVGDSLNRGQYISMVCLLHRAVAENAKSLKNSGPNMVFTAKDYNATVEFYWAPLLLESNADHPKKKITDRIIRKGSIDVHGKHWKGVDILVFGCYVWWARGVEYINILRGTFEDEVKDVVKVRTEEAYGLAIEGMMEWCEKNMDPKKTRVFFTSMSPFHQKSSEWGGLPDGNCYNETTLIDDPTYWGYECSKPIMRVISEVFSRSQFPIIFLNVTQLSGYRKDAHSSVYKKQWVPLTPEKIANPMSYADCVHWCLPGVPDTWNEFLFSKLFYP; encoded by the exons ATGAAGCCACCACTATCTTCCTCCCCTTGCTCCGCCTCCGCCTCCGCCTCCACCACCCTCTTCCGAAAGGGTCGCCTTTCGCCCTATCTCTTTACTCTATTAGCATTCATCCTTTTCATTACCATCCTCCAAAGTGAAGACTTTACAAGTTACATATTCCACGCGGAATTCACTACCGATCGATCTTTTCACCGGGACCAAACCATATCATCTTCCACAA aGGAGAAAGTAGAAGAAAAGTTGGCATTTGCAATTGGAGAGAGTGAAAATAACTGCGATATATTCCACGGATTATGGGTGCAAGACGAGTCGTGGCCGATCTACGAGGAATGGGAGTGCCCCTACATACAACCACAGTTGGCATGCCAAGCATACGGCCGGCCGGACAAGGGCTATCAACAGTGGAGATGGCAACCTTATGGGTGTTCCCTTCCTAg GTTCAATGCGACATTATTTATGGAATCGCTTCGAGGAAAACGAATGATGTTCGTGGGAGATTCTTTGAACCGGGGGCAATACATTTCCATGGTATGCTTGCTCCACAGAGCCGTAGCCGAAAATGCGAAATCCCTAAAAAATTCGGGACCAAATATGGTTTTTACTGCCAAG GATTACAATGCGACGGTCGAGTTCTACTGGGCACCTCTTCTGTTAGAATCAAACGCAGACCACCCAAAAAAGAAAATAACTGATAGAATAATTCGTAAAGGTTCCATAGACGTGCATGGGAAACACTGGAAAGGAGTCGATATACTTGTCTTCGGTTGTTACGTGTGGTGGGCCAGAGGAGTAGAGTATATCAATATTTT gagAGGTACTTTTGAAGATGAAGTAAAAGACGTTGTGAAGGTGCGAACAGAGGAAGCATATGGTTTGGCAATCGAGGGCATGATGGAATGGTGTGAGAAAAATATGGATCCCAAGAAAACAAGAGTCTTCTTCACTAGCATGTCACCTTTCCATCAAAA GAGTAGTGAATGGGGAGGGCTTCCGGATGGGAACTGCTACAACGAAACAACCTTGATAGATGATCCAACATACTGGGGATATGAGTGCAGCAAACCTATAATGAGAGTCATTTCTGAAGTTTTCAGCAGATCACAGTTTCCCATCATATTTCTCAATGTCACGCAACTTTCGGGTTACCGAAAAGACGCGCATTCGTCTGTATACAAGAAACAGTGGGTCCCTTTAACTCCGGAAAAGATTGCGAATCCGATGAGTTACGCGGATTGTGTGCATTGGTGTCTGCCTGGGGTTCCTGATACATGGAATGAATTCTTGTTCTCTAAGCTTTTTTATCCTTGA